Proteins encoded in a region of the Methanofollis tationis genome:
- a CDS encoding class I adenylate-forming enzyme family protein gives MPNITTFLDVNARYLKGPAFVFGRDGRTLTFPALQDAACRIAGGLASLGVQKGDRVCIYLDTSPEYLLSYFAIWRLGAVAVPTNIVYQQDELRYAIEDSGAVAVITDENGAERVRAIRSRCRTLGNVCVVGAAADGETAWDDLLKAEPMERAANCSFDDLCQIQYTSGTTGRPKGAMLTHGNWICALATEAEVLSLVEGDVYLGIYPMGHVGLSWGLAALKAGGTFVCMDRFEPKEYLRLAEEHGATVLAAMPPVIHTLIRAKPGTEEMLRTVRCVISGGGPLLPVIWGEFDRRFKIPVVNAYGLSETIVVGSANVVLPRHYALHQGYRSVGAPVGYGEVKIVAEDDPDRELQPGEIGEVALRGPSVAKGYWGMPEATAAVFRPDGWFLTGDLGYLDGESVLFITDRKKDMIIMSGWKIYPTEVENVIIEHPKIADVAIFARPDEHRGEIPVAAVVMNEGETITEEELIAYCRERLAGYKVPREVVVVEHLPRVGGWKLLRRTLREAHAPGTRD, from the coding sequence ATGCCAAATATCACCACATTTCTCGACGTCAATGCCCGGTACCTCAAAGGCCCGGCCTTCGTCTTCGGACGGGACGGCCGGACCCTCACCTTTCCCGCCCTCCAGGACGCCGCCTGCCGCATCGCCGGCGGCCTCGCCTCCCTCGGCGTGCAGAAGGGCGACCGGGTCTGCATCTACCTCGACACCTCGCCCGAATATCTCCTCTCCTACTTCGCCATCTGGCGCCTCGGCGCCGTGGCCGTCCCGACCAACATCGTCTACCAGCAGGACGAACTGCGGTATGCGATCGAGGACTCCGGGGCCGTCGCCGTCATCACCGACGAGAACGGCGCCGAACGGGTCAGGGCGATCAGATCGAGGTGCCGGACGCTCGGGAATGTCTGCGTCGTCGGTGCCGCGGCCGACGGCGAGACCGCATGGGACGATCTCCTGAAGGCCGAACCGATGGAGCGGGCGGCCAACTGCTCCTTCGACGACCTCTGCCAGATCCAGTACACCTCGGGCACCACCGGCAGGCCCAAAGGGGCGATGCTCACCCACGGCAACTGGATATGCGCCCTTGCGACCGAGGCCGAGGTGCTCTCCCTGGTCGAAGGCGACGTCTACCTCGGGATCTACCCGATGGGGCATGTCGGCCTCTCCTGGGGGCTTGCCGCCCTGAAGGCCGGCGGCACCTTCGTCTGCATGGACCGCTTCGAGCCGAAGGAGTATCTCAGGCTCGCCGAGGAGCACGGTGCCACCGTGCTTGCCGCCATGCCGCCGGTGATCCACACCCTCATCCGCGCAAAGCCCGGCACCGAGGAGATGCTCAGGACGGTCAGGTGCGTCATCAGCGGGGGAGGCCCGCTCCTGCCGGTCATCTGGGGCGAGTTCGACCGCCGCTTTAAAATCCCGGTCGTCAATGCCTACGGCCTCTCCGAGACGATCGTCGTCGGCTCGGCAAACGTCGTCCTCCCGCGCCACTACGCCCTCCACCAGGGCTACCGCTCGGTCGGGGCGCCGGTGGGCTACGGCGAGGTGAAGATTGTCGCCGAAGATGATCCAGACCGGGAACTCCAGCCCGGCGAGATCGGCGAGGTCGCCCTGCGCGGCCCCTCGGTGGCGAAGGGTTACTGGGGCATGCCCGAGGCGACCGCCGCCGTCTTCCGCCCTGACGGCTGGTTCCTGACCGGCGACCTCGGCTACCTGGACGGGGAGAGCGTGCTCTTCATCACCGACCGGAAAAAGGACATGATCATCATGTCGGGCTGGAAGATCTACCCGACCGAGGTGGAGAACGTGATCATCGAGCACCCGAAGATTGCCGACGTCGCCATCTTCGCCCGCCCTGACGAGCACCGTGGCGAGATCCCGGTTGCGGCCGTGGTGATGAACGAGGGGGAGACGATCACCGAGGAGGAACTGATCGCCTACTGCAGGGAGCGCCTGGCCGGCTACAAGGTGCCGCGGGAGGTGGTGGTCGTCGAACACCTCCCGCGCGTCGGCGGCTGGAAACTCCTCAGGCGCACCCTCCGCGAGGCGCATGCCCCGGGCACCCGGGACTGA